From a single Streptomyces misionensis genomic region:
- a CDS encoding FAD/NAD(P)-binding protein: MRPQLVIVGAGPRGTGLLERIAANAPELYAGSGLDIHLVDPHPPGGGRIWRQEQSPLLWMNSHAEDVTMFTDDTVRMDGPVREGPTLHEWAALDGRTFADRRIQGRYLRWVYERARAALPPDITVHHHPTRALRVGGPRDGRQQVWLAGRPRPLQADLVVLALGHLDAELDPEQARLAAHARTHGLTHLPPDFTADTDLSALRPGEPVLVRGFGLAFVDLMVLLTEGRGGRYDGDTYLPSGREPVLYVGSRRGVPYHSKIGYDWTGDRPPLPRFLGPAETDALLARPDGFDFRRDVWPLVEKELGFAHYHRLFTAHPERTATAWADFEKGYTAAGDPAELAALVATAVPDPADRLDLAALDHPLAGVRYASPEEFQDGLRARVEADLRRRHDPAHSADLGVFLGLLSVYGQLVRLGDIGPWWHGFFSFLASGPPGPRLRQMLALSRAGLLRFLGADMTVTAEDGAFRAASPTVPGHSVTARALVEARLPAPTVGRARDPLLRALHADGAAETPEGLLRVDPRDGRVLDGAGRPHPRRFALGPYTDARTPGAFTRPRTGGPAFRQNDATARTALSFLRARAGHAAA; encoded by the coding sequence ATGAGGCCCCAGCTGGTGATCGTGGGCGCCGGTCCGCGGGGGACCGGCCTCCTCGAACGCATCGCCGCCAACGCCCCCGAGCTGTACGCCGGTTCGGGCCTCGACATCCATCTGGTGGACCCCCACCCGCCGGGCGGCGGGCGCATCTGGCGGCAGGAGCAGTCGCCGCTGCTGTGGATGAACTCGCACGCCGAGGACGTCACCATGTTCACCGACGACACGGTGCGCATGGACGGCCCGGTGCGCGAGGGCCCCACCCTGCACGAGTGGGCCGCACTGGACGGCCGCACCTTCGCCGACCGCCGGATCCAGGGCCGCTATCTGCGCTGGGTGTACGAGCGGGCCCGGGCCGCGCTGCCCCCGGACATCACCGTCCACCACCACCCCACCCGCGCCCTGCGCGTCGGCGGCCCCCGCGACGGGCGCCAGCAGGTCTGGCTGGCGGGCCGGCCCCGCCCGCTCCAGGCCGATCTGGTGGTCCTCGCCCTCGGCCACCTCGACGCCGAACTCGACCCGGAACAGGCCCGGTTGGCCGCCCACGCCCGCACCCACGGCCTGACGCACCTGCCGCCCGACTTCACCGCCGACACCGACCTGTCCGCGCTGCGGCCCGGCGAACCGGTGCTCGTCCGGGGCTTCGGACTGGCCTTCGTGGACCTCATGGTGCTGCTCACCGAGGGCCGCGGCGGCCGGTACGACGGCGACACCTACCTCCCCTCGGGCCGCGAGCCGGTGCTGTACGTCGGCTCGCGGCGCGGGGTGCCGTACCACTCGAAGATCGGCTACGACTGGACCGGCGACCGGCCCCCGCTGCCCCGCTTCCTCGGCCCCGCCGAGACCGACGCCCTGCTGGCCCGGCCGGACGGCTTCGACTTCCGGCGCGATGTGTGGCCGCTGGTGGAGAAGGAGCTGGGCTTCGCCCACTACCACCGGCTGTTCACCGCGCACCCGGAGCGCACGGCCACCGCCTGGGCCGACTTCGAGAAGGGGTACACGGCCGCCGGCGACCCCGCCGAGCTGGCCGCGCTCGTCGCCACCGCCGTCCCCGACCCGGCCGACCGGCTCGACCTCGCCGCGCTCGACCACCCGCTGGCCGGGGTGCGGTACGCCTCGCCGGAGGAGTTCCAGGACGGCCTGCGCGCCCGTGTCGAGGCGGACCTCAGACGGCGTCACGACCCCGCGCACAGCGCGGACCTGGGCGTCTTCCTCGGGCTGCTGTCCGTCTACGGGCAGCTGGTGCGGCTCGGGGACATCGGGCCCTGGTGGCACGGGTTCTTCAGCTTCCTGGCGTCCGGACCGCCCGGCCCCCGGCTGCGGCAGATGCTCGCACTCTCCCGGGCGGGCCTGCTGCGCTTCCTCGGCGCCGACATGACCGTCACCGCCGAGGACGGGGCGTTCCGGGCGGCCAGTCCCACCGTGCCGGGACACTCCGTCACGGCCCGCGCCCTGGTCGAGGCCCGGCTGCCCGCGCCCACCGTGGGCCGCGCCCGCGACCCCCTGCTGCGCGCCCTGCACGCCGACGGTGCCGCCGAGACCCCCGAGGGGCTGCTCCGGGTCGACCCGCGCGACGGCCGCGTCCTCGACGGCGCCGGGCGCCCGCACCCCCGGCGCTTCGCGC
- a CDS encoding amino acid ABC transporter permease, producing the protein MSSDTLAQAPAAPEIPGPADVPRIVPQRRYGQWTAAAVVLVLLALAVTSVVRNQAFQWDVVAAYFTTGSVLRGLWLTLWLTAVVMVLGFALGTLLAAFRLSANPVLRAVGWGYVWLFRSIPVLVQLLLWFNIGALYPQVLGVKTVNLLSPVAVAVIGLTLHEAAYAAEVVRGGILSVGRDQIEAAQALGLSRWRRGWRIVLPQAMRSIVPPAGNMLIGTLKGTSIVSVIAVNDLLFSAQLIYHRTYQVIPLLMVATLWYAVVTTLLGIGQTYVEKHYARGTEQAR; encoded by the coding sequence ATGTCATCCGACACCCTCGCCCAAGCCCCCGCCGCCCCGGAGATACCCGGGCCCGCGGACGTCCCCCGGATCGTGCCCCAGCGCCGCTACGGCCAGTGGACCGCCGCCGCCGTCGTCCTCGTCCTGCTCGCCCTCGCCGTCACCTCCGTCGTCCGCAACCAGGCGTTCCAGTGGGACGTCGTCGCCGCGTACTTCACCACCGGCTCGGTGCTGCGCGGGCTGTGGCTCACGCTGTGGCTGACCGCCGTGGTGATGGTCCTCGGCTTCGCCCTCGGCACCCTGCTCGCCGCCTTCCGGCTGTCCGCCAACCCCGTGCTGCGCGCGGTCGGCTGGGGCTACGTCTGGCTGTTCCGGTCCATCCCGGTGCTGGTGCAGCTGCTGCTGTGGTTCAACATCGGGGCGCTGTACCCGCAGGTGCTCGGCGTGAAGACGGTCAACCTGCTCAGCCCGGTCGCGGTCGCCGTCATCGGGCTCACCCTGCACGAGGCCGCCTACGCCGCCGAGGTCGTCCGCGGCGGCATCCTCTCCGTCGGCCGGGACCAGATCGAGGCCGCCCAGGCGCTCGGCCTGAGCCGGTGGCGCCGCGGGTGGCGGATCGTGCTGCCCCAGGCGATGCGGTCCATCGTGCCGCCCGCCGGCAACATGCTGATCGGCACCCTCAAGGGCACCTCGATCGTCAGCGTCATCGCGGTCAACGACCTGCTGTTCTCGGCCCAGTTGATCTACCACCGCACCTATCAGGTGATCCCGCTGCTGATGGTCGCCACCCTCTGGTACGCGGTCGTCACCACCCTGCTCGGCATCGGCCAGACCTACGTCGAGAAGCACTACGCCCGCGGCACGGAGCAGGCCCGATGA